TCTACTCTTTGATAATGTATTCTCAGTGTGTTTTCAGGAATAGCATCCAAATTTGCTTGTGTTGTTACAAGAGGTTCCGCTTCAATCGAATTAGATATAGGTAAACTCACTGCTGAAAATATCATCAAAATCAATAAAATCATTGCTATCATTTTGCTCCATCGCCTTGTCAAAAGAACACGCTCCTCATATTTAATTTTGTCTGTTCTACTCACTAAATACGAAATTCACCCCATTCACTGCAACTACACTCAGGAGGCTGTTTCAATATACCACCGCAATGTACATTTCTACGTTAGAGGCTGATTGCAGATGAGGTTGAATATTCAGTGAATTACAAAAAACATCCAAAAAAGTGTCTACCCCTTTTTTGGATGTTGACCTACCTTACCTCAGAGGAAATAACAAGTTTCCGCAACAAAAAACCACACTCCCAGCAGACAGTTGAGTGTCCAATGAGAATGTGGTCTATTTTATAACTATCGAATTAGTTCAGCCTCTTAAGTACCGCTATTTCATCACAAGCATGCTGCTTCGAGCAGTTCACGCAGTCGGTCCATACTTTTTCGGGGAAGATCTCTTTCTCTACAATATCAAATCCGTTTCTAAGAAAAAAATCAACGGCGTAGGTCAGCGCCATAATCTTCGGGATCTTCTGACGTCTGGCTTCTTCAGTTAGGGCATTCACAATCAAGGAGCCTATTCCTTTGCCTTGGTATTCATCATGGAGGCCAAGTGAACGTATCTCAACAAGGTCAGTGCCGAGCCTGCAGAGAGAACCGCAGCCAACGACCTTTCCATCCATTTCAGCAACGACAAATAGATCAATCTGACGCTGCAATGCAGCACGGGAACGGGGAAGCATAATACCCTTTTGTGCATACTCCTCTATCATAAGAT
Above is a window of Paenibacillus wynnii DNA encoding:
- a CDS encoding N-acetyltransferase, whose translation is MATCRSATVDDIEPLYLMIEEYAQKGIMLPRSRAALQRQIDLFVVAEMDGKVVGCGSLCRLGTDLVEIRSLGLHDEYQGKGIGSLIVNALTEEARRQKIPKIMALTYAVDFFLRNGFDIVEKEIFPEKVWTDCVNCSKQHACDEIAVLKRLN